From Kitasatospora sp. MAP12-44:
ATCGAGGTCTACGACCCGTCGCGCAGGATGCCGACCGGGGCGGCGAACTTCGGCAACAGCGAACTGACATGCGGCCGAGGAATTCTGATGATCGAGAGCCTGTCGGAGAGCTGGGGTGCTGAGCCGACCACCCACGGGAAGAAGGTCTGGGCGGAGCTGGCCGTCCCCGCGGTCGTGGTACCCGATCCCCCTCGCGCGGAGCGCCGAGCCGCACTGGGTTCAGCCGCGCATGCTCCACCTGAACTCAGCTCTACGGAAGGATGGATGAATGAGCCACTGGGATTTCGTGAAGGACAGAACAGCCACCCAAGGCGCGGTGTGGAAGTCGGCAGACGGCCTGCTGTACAAGCGGACCGGCGGTAACGACCTGCGCGAGGAGACCGAGTTCCAGCGTCTCGCCATCGACCTCGGCTATCCGGTCCCGGAGATCGTCGACAGCGGGGCGGAGAACGGCAACTACTACGTTGTCGAGCGCTCCCTCGGCGGCGCCTCACTGCACGAGGAGGCCCTGGCCGACGCTCTGCGCGACGGGCAGGTCAGCTACCAGGTGATCAGCACGGCGGCAGCCGTCTCGTCCAAGCTCCTGCAAGCCGAGGCTGGGCACCCCCTGCCCGCCTCGTCCTGGTTCGAGAAGGCCGCCTTCGCCAAGGATGTCTTCGACGAGAACCCGGACTTCGACACCCCACAAGTCCACGACACGGTCAAGCGAGCCCTCGACCGAATGGCGCTACTACCCACTGTTCACGGGCACCTCGACTTCGGCCTTCCCAACGTCCTGGCAGCCGGCGTCATCGACTGGCAACACCACGGCCCCATCCCGCTCGGATACGACGTCTACCCCGCGCTCGACATCATCGCCTTCAAGGGCGGCGGCAAGGGCTACAGCATCAGCCCCGAACAGCGCGCCGCGTACATTGCCGCACTGGACGGCACCACCGCCTCCCTGATCGGACAGCGGGTGAGCGAGCACTTG
This genomic window contains:
- a CDS encoding phosphotransferase, with amino-acid sequence MSHWDFVKDRTATQGAVWKSADGLLYKRTGGNDLREETEFQRLAIDLGYPVPEIVDSGAENGNYYVVERSLGGASLHEEALADALRDGQVSYQVISTAAAVSSKLLQAEAGHPLPASSWFEKAAFAKDVFDENPDFDTPQVHDTVKRALDRMALLPTVHGHLDFGLPNVLAAGVIDWQHHGPIPLGYDVYPALDIIAFKGGGKGYSISPEQRAAYIAALDGTTASLIGQRVSEHLGDFLLVKCFFFLALMRPTDPAQHDKHIKWQYRRTLFTMGLHQYESSSTIDTGTFPTLERFTAEHW